In one Colletotrichum destructivum chromosome 2, complete sequence genomic region, the following are encoded:
- a CDS encoding Putative AAA+ ATPase domain, ATPase, AAA-type, core, nucleic acid-binding protein: protein MPSATGQNWEKYQKTYADDEVEEKKITPLTDEDIQVLKTYGAAPYGAAIKKLEQQIKEKQTSVDEKIGVKESDTGLAPPHLWDVAADRQRMSEEQPLQVARCTKIIPDEKDDSKSKYVINVKQIAKFVVQLGERVSPTDIEEGMRVGVDRNKYQILLPLPPKIDASVTMMTVEEKPDVTYGDVGGSKEQVEKLREVVEMPLLSPERFVNLGIDPPKGALLYGPPGTGKTLCARAVANRTDATFIRVIGSELVQKYVGEGARMVRELFEMARTKKACIIFFDEIDAIGGARFDDGAGGDNEVQRTMLELITQLDGFDARGNIKVMFATNRPSTLDPALMRPGRIDRKIEFSLPDLEGRANILRIHAKSMSVERDIRWELISRLCPNATGAELRSVCTEAGMFAIRARRKVATEKDFLSAVDKVIKANLKFNSTASYMQYN from the exons ATG CCTTCCGCTACCGGCCAAAACTGGGAGAAATACCAGAAGAcctacgccgacgacgaggtcgaggagaagaagattACACCATTGACCGATGA AGACATCCAAGTGTTGAAGACTTATGGCGCTGCTCCGtacggcgccgccatcaagaagctcgagcaacagatcaaggagaagcaAACAAGCGTAGATGAGAAGATTGGTGTCAAG GAATCCGACACGGGTCTTGCCCCTCCTCACCTGTGGGACGTAGCAGCAGACCGGCAACGCATGTCGGAAGAACAGCCTCTCCAGGTCGCCCGGTGTACAAAGATTATCCccgacgagaaggacgacTCAAAGAGCAAATATGTCATCAATGTCAAGCAGATCGCCAAGttcgtcgtccagctcggcgagagAGTGAGCCCTACGGATATCGAGGAGGGCATGCGGGTTGGTGTCGACAGGAACAAGTACCAGATTCTTCTGCCGCTTCCGCCCAAGATCGATGCCAGCGTCACGATGATGACGGTCGAGGAAAAGCCGGATGTTACATACGGAGATGTTGGTGGATCAAAGGAGCAGGTTGAGAAGCTGCGAGAGGTCGTTGAGATgcccctcctctcgccgGAGCGGTTCGTCAACCTTGGCATCGACCCCCCGAAGGGTGCCCTCCTGTACGGACCTCCCGGTACTGGCAAGACGCTTTGCGCCAGAGCAGTTGCCAACAGAACGGACGCTACCTTCATTCGCGTCATCGGCAGTGAACTGGTCCAGAAGTACGTCGGTGAGGGTGCGAGGATGGTGCGTGAGCTTTTCGAGATGGCACGGACGAAGAAGGCCTGTATCATCTTTTTCGACGAAATCGACGCCATCGGTGGTGCCCGTTTcgatgacggtgccggcggaGATAACGAAGTCCAGAGAACCATGCTGGAGCTCATCACGCAGctcgacggcttcgacgccCGAGGCAACATCAAGGTCATGTTCGCCACCAACAGACCCTCCACTCTCGACCCCGCTCTGATGAGACCGGGACGTATCGACCGTAAAATTGAGTTCTCTCTGCCCGACCTCGAGGGTCGTGCCAATATCTTGCGTATCCACGCCAAGAGCATGTCGGTCGAGCGTGATATCCGGTGGGAGCTCATCTCCCGCCTGTGCCCCAACGCCACGGGTGCTGAGCTTCGCAGTGTCTGCACTGAGGCCGGCATGTTCGCCATCCGTGCCAGGAGAAAGGTGGCGACGGAGAAGGACTTCCTcagcgccgtcgacaaggtcatcaaGGCCAACCTCAAGTTCAATTCGACGGCCAGCTACATGCAATACAACTAA